In Niallia sp. FSL W8-0635, one genomic interval encodes:
- the rplV gene encoding 50S ribosomal protein L22, whose amino-acid sequence MQAKAVANTVRIAPRKARLVVDLIRGKQVGEAVAILKLTPKAVSPIIEKVLKSAVANAEHNYEMDINNLVVEQAYVNEGPTLKRFRPRAQGRASQINKRTSHITIVVSEKKEG is encoded by the coding sequence ATGCAAGCAAAAGCTGTTGCAAATACAGTTCGTATTGCTCCTCGTAAAGCTCGTTTAGTCGTAGATTTAATTCGAGGAAAGCAAGTTGGTGAAGCGGTAGCTATTTTGAAGTTAACTCCAAAAGCAGTTTCTCCAATCATAGAGAAAGTTTTAAAATCTGCTGTTGCTAATGCAGAGCATAACTACGAAATGGATATTAATAACCTAGTGGTTGAACAGGCATACGTTAATGAGGGACCAACTCTAAAGAGATTCCGTCCACGTGCACAAGGTCGTGCAAGTCAAATCAACAAACGTACTAGCCACATCACTATCGTTGTATCAGAAAAGAAGGAGGGGTAA
- the rplC gene encoding 50S ribosomal protein L3 — translation MTKGILGRKVGMTQVFAENGNLIPVTVVEAAENIVLQTKTVEADGYTAVQIGFENKREKLANKPEQGHVAKASTAPKRFIREFRDVSVEEYEVGQEVNVSIFAEGDVVDVTGISKGKGFQGSIKRHGQSRGPMAHGSRYHRRPGSMGPVAPNRVFKGKALPGRMGGEQITVQNLEIVKVDAERNLLLIKGNVPGARKALLKIKTAVKA, via the coding sequence ATGACCAAAGGAATCTTAGGAAGAAAAGTAGGTATGACTCAAGTATTCGCTGAAAACGGCAACCTTATCCCTGTAACAGTAGTTGAAGCTGCTGAGAACATTGTTCTTCAAACTAAAACTGTCGAAGCTGATGGCTACACTGCAGTTCAAATCGGTTTTGAAAACAAACGTGAAAAGCTAGCTAACAAACCTGAACAAGGACACGTTGCTAAAGCAAGTACTGCTCCTAAGCGCTTCATTCGTGAATTCAGAGATGTTAGCGTGGAAGAGTACGAAGTTGGTCAAGAAGTCAATGTAAGTATTTTCGCTGAAGGCGATGTAGTAGATGTAACAGGTATTTCTAAAGGGAAAGGTTTCCAAGGTTCAATTAAGCGCCATGGACAATCTCGTGGACCAATGGCCCATGGATCTCGTTATCATCGTCGTCCAGGTTCAATGGGACCTGTAGCACCAAACCGTGTATTTAAAGGGAAAGCATTACCTGGTCGTATGGGTGGAGAACAAATTACTGTTCAAAATTTAGAGATCGTTAAAGTAGATGCAGAACGCAATCTTCTATTAATTAAGGGTAACGTACCTGGAGCTAGAAAAGCATTATTAAAAATTAAAACTGCTGTTAAAGCATAA
- the rplD gene encoding 50S ribosomal protein L4, which produces MPKVALFNQDGTQAGDIELNESVFGIEPNKHVLFEAVVMQRASLRQGTHKTKIRSEVAGGGRKPWRQKGTGRARQGSIRSPQWRGGGTVFGPVPRSYSYKLPKKVRRLAIKSALSTKVLEENILVLQNLAFDAPKTKDFKAVLGNLSVEKKALIVTADLDENVALSARNIPGVTVVTATGITVLDVLNHDKLIMTKAAVEKVEEVLA; this is translated from the coding sequence ATGCCTAAAGTTGCATTATTCAACCAAGACGGTACACAAGCTGGAGATATCGAATTAAACGAATCTGTATTTGGTATCGAGCCTAACAAACATGTTTTATTTGAAGCAGTTGTTATGCAAAGAGCTTCTTTACGTCAAGGAACTCATAAAACTAAAATTCGTTCTGAGGTTGCAGGTGGTGGACGTAAGCCATGGCGCCAAAAAGGTACAGGACGTGCACGTCAAGGATCTATCAGATCTCCACAATGGCGTGGTGGTGGAACAGTATTTGGACCAGTTCCACGTAGCTATAGCTACAAATTACCTAAGAAAGTTCGTAGATTAGCAATTAAATCTGCACTATCTACTAAAGTATTAGAAGAAAATATTTTAGTATTACAAAACCTTGCTTTTGATGCACCTAAAACAAAAGATTTTAAAGCGGTACTAGGTAATCTTTCTGTTGAGAAGAAAGCGTTAATCGTTACAGCTGACCTTGATGAAAACGTAGCATTATCTGCTCGCAACATTCCGGGTGTAACTGTTGTTACTGCTACTGGTATTACAGTTTTAGATGTTTTAAACCATGATAAATTAATCATGACAAAAGCAGCGGTTGAAAAAGTAGAGGAGGTGCTTGCATAA
- the rpsQ gene encoding 30S ribosomal protein S17 — protein sequence MSERNQRKVYTGRVVSDKMDKTISVVVETYKKHSLYGKRVKYSKKYKAHDEQNTAKIGDVVRIMETRPLSATKRFRLVEVVEKAVII from the coding sequence ATGAGCGAACGCAATCAACGCAAAGTCTATACTGGTCGTGTTGTATCTGATAAAATGGATAAAACCATTTCAGTTGTTGTAGAAACATACAAAAAACACTCTTTATATGGCAAACGCGTGAAATACTCTAAGAAGTATAAAGCTCATGATGAGCAAAACACAGCAAAAATTGGCGATGTAGTCCGCATCATGGAAACACGTCCATTATCAGCTACAAAACGTTTCCGTCTTGTAGAAGTAGTAGAAAAAGCAGTTATTATATAA
- the rplN gene encoding 50S ribosomal protein L14, which yields MIQQESRLKVADNSGAREVLTIKVLGGSGRKTANIGDIIVVTVKQATPGGVVKKGDVVKAVVVRTKSGVRRADGTYIRFDENACVIIRDDKSPRGTRIFGPVARELRDNNFMKIVSLAPEVL from the coding sequence ATGATTCAACAAGAATCACGTTTGAAAGTTGCTGACAACTCTGGTGCTCGTGAAGTACTTACTATTAAAGTTCTTGGTGGTTCAGGACGTAAAACTGCAAACATCGGTGATATCATCGTAGTTACTGTAAAACAAGCAACACCAGGTGGCGTTGTTAAAAAAGGTGACGTAGTTAAAGCAGTAGTCGTTAGAACTAAAAGTGGTGTTCGTCGTGCAGACGGTACTTACATTCGTTTCGATGAAAACGCATGTGTAATTATCCGTGATGATAAGAGTCCACGTGGAACACGTATCTTTGGACCAGTTGCACGCGAACTTCGCGACAATAACTTTATGAAGATTGTATCATTAGCTCCAGAAGTACTATAA
- the rplW gene encoding 50S ribosomal protein L23 — protein MDARDTIKRPVITERSTDLMVDKKYTFEVDVRANKTQVKDAVEEIFGVKVEKVNIMNYKGKFKRMGRFVGYTNKRRKAIVKLTADSKEIEFFEA, from the coding sequence ATGGATGCACGCGATACGATTAAGCGCCCCGTTATCACTGAACGTTCTACTGATTTAATGGTTGATAAAAAATATACGTTTGAAGTTGATGTAAGAGCTAATAAAACTCAAGTTAAAGATGCTGTTGAAGAAATCTTTGGCGTAAAAGTTGAAAAAGTTAACATCATGAACTACAAAGGTAAGTTCAAGCGTATGGGACGTTTCGTAGGATATACAAATAAACGTCGTAAGGCAATTGTTAAATTAACAGCTGACAGCAAAGAAATCGAATTCTTTGAAGCTTAA
- the rpmC gene encoding 50S ribosomal protein L29: protein MKANEIRDLTTAEIEQKVKSLKEELFNLRFQLATGQLENTARIREVRKAIARMKTVIREREIGVNNR from the coding sequence ATGAAAGCTAATGAAATTCGTGACCTTACCACTGCTGAAATTGAACAAAAAGTTAAATCCTTAAAAGAAGAGCTTTTCAACCTTCGCTTTCAATTAGCGACTGGACAACTTGAAAATACAGCTCGCATTCGTGAAGTACGCAAAGCGATCGCTCGAATGAAAACTGTCATTCGTGAGAGAGAAATCGGCGTTAACAATCGATAA
- the rpsJ gene encoding 30S ribosomal protein S10, translating to MAKQKIRIRLKAYDHRILDQSAEKIVETAKRSGAAVSGPIPLPTEKSIYTILRAVHKYKDSREQFEMRTHKRLIDIVNPTPQTVDSLMRLDLPSGVDIEIKL from the coding sequence ATGGCAAAACAAAAAATTCGTATTCGTTTAAAAGCGTATGATCATAGAATTTTAGATCAATCAGCTGAGAAAATCGTTGAAACTGCAAAACGTTCTGGTGCTGCTGTATCTGGACCGATTCCGTTACCGACAGAAAAGTCTATTTACACAATCCTACGTGCGGTTCATAAATATAAAGATTCTCGTGAACAGTTTGAAATGCGTACACATAAACGTCTAATCGACATCGTGAACCCAACTCCACAAACAGTTGATTCACTAATGCGTCTGGATTTACCATCAGGTGTAGATATCGAAATTAAATTATAA
- the rpsC gene encoding 30S ribosomal protein S3, protein MGQKVNPVGLRVGIIRDWESKWFAGKDYADLLHEDLKVREYITKRLSDASVSKVEIERAANRLNVTIHTAKPGMVIGKGGTEVEALRKALNSLTNKRVHINILEIKRADMDAKLVAENIARQLENRVSFRRAQKQAIQRSMRAGAKGIKTMVSGRLGGADIARSESYSEGTVPLHTLRADIDYAAVEADTTYGKLGVKVWIYRGEILPTKKKIVEGGK, encoded by the coding sequence GTGGGTCAAAAAGTAAATCCAGTCGGTTTACGTGTTGGGATCATTCGTGACTGGGAATCTAAATGGTTCGCAGGTAAAGACTATGCTGATCTTTTACACGAAGACCTAAAGGTACGTGAGTATATTACAAAACGCCTAAGCGATGCTTCTGTTTCTAAAGTAGAAATCGAGCGTGCTGCTAACCGCTTAAATGTTACTATCCACACTGCTAAACCAGGTATGGTTATTGGTAAAGGTGGTACAGAAGTTGAAGCTTTACGTAAAGCTCTTAACTCACTTACTAACAAGCGTGTACACATCAATATTTTAGAAATTAAAAGAGCAGATATGGATGCAAAACTTGTTGCTGAGAACATTGCTCGTCAATTAGAAAACCGTGTATCTTTCCGTCGTGCTCAAAAACAAGCAATCCAACGTTCAATGCGCGCTGGTGCTAAAGGTATTAAAACAATGGTATCAGGTCGTTTAGGCGGCGCAGATATCGCACGTTCTGAATCTTATAGTGAAGGAACTGTTCCATTGCACACTCTACGTGCAGATATCGATTATGCTGCAGTAGAAGCTGATACCACTTATGGAAAATTAGGTGTAAAAGTTTGGATCTATCGTGGAGAGATCCTTCCAACTAAGAAGAAAATTGTGGAAGGAGGCAAATAA
- the rpsS gene encoding 30S ribosomal protein S19 — MGRSLKKGPFVDDHLLTKIEKLSDSDKKQVVKTWSRRSTIFPQFIGQTIAVYDGRKHVPVYVTEDMVGHKLGEFAPTRTYKGHASDDKKTRR, encoded by the coding sequence ATGGGGCGCAGCTTAAAAAAAGGACCTTTTGTTGATGATCATTTACTAACAAAGATCGAAAAACTAAGTGATAGTGATAAGAAGCAAGTTGTTAAAACTTGGTCTCGTCGTTCTACGATCTTCCCACAATTCATCGGTCAAACAATCGCTGTTTATGATGGTCGTAAACATGTTCCAGTTTATGTTACTGAAGACATGGTAGGTCACAAACTTGGAGAATTTGCTCCAACTCGTACTTACAAAGGTCATGCAAGTGACGATAAGAAAACAAGACGTTAA
- the rpsG gene encoding 30S ribosomal protein S7, with amino-acid sequence MPRKGPVAKRDVLPDPIYNSKLVSRLINKMMIDGKRGKSQAILYSAFEIVAERSGKEAIEVFDQALKNIMPVLEVRARRVGGSNYQVPVEVRPERRTTLGLRWLVNYSRLRGEKTMEERLANEILDAANNTGASVKKREDTHKMAEANKAFAHYRW; translated from the coding sequence ATGCCACGTAAAGGTCCTGTAGCAAAAAGAGACGTGTTACCAGATCCAATTTACAATTCTAAGCTTGTATCTCGTTTAATCAACAAAATGATGATTGACGGTAAAAGAGGAAAATCTCAAGCTATCCTATATTCAGCATTCGAAATCGTTGCTGAGCGTTCTGGAAAAGAAGCGATTGAAGTATTTGATCAAGCATTAAAGAATATCATGCCAGTTCTTGAAGTAAGAGCACGCCGTGTTGGTGGTTCTAACTATCAAGTTCCAGTGGAGGTTCGTCCTGAAAGACGTACAACTTTAGGTCTTCGCTGGTTAGTTAACTATTCTCGTCTTCGTGGAGAGAAAACGATGGAAGAGAGATTAGCTAACGAAATCTTAGATGCAGCTAACAACACTGGTGCATCTGTGAAGAAACGTGAAGATACACATAAAATGGCTGAAGCAAACAAAGCGTTTGCTCACTATCGTTGGTAA
- the fusA gene encoding elongation factor G produces MAREFSLENTRNIGIMAHIDAGKTTTTERVLYYTGRIHKIGETHEGASQMDWMEQEQERGITITSAATTAQWKGNRVNIIDTPGHVDFTVEVERSLRVLDGAVAVLDAQSGVEPQTETVWRQATTYGVPRVVFVNKMDKIGADFLYSLKTLHDRLQANAHAIQLPIGAEDQFEGIIDLVEMKATFYGNDLGTDIQEREIPEEYKELADEYHEKLVEAVAELDENLMEKYLGGEEITTDELKAAIRKGTVNVEFYPVICGSAFKNKGVQKMLDAVIEYLPSPLDVPAIKGNLPDSDEVIEKHSSDDEPFAALAFKVMTDPFVGKLTFFRVYSGTLSSGSYVQNSTKGKRERVGRILQMHANSRQEITEVHAGDIAAAVGLKDTTTGDTLCDEKNLVILESMEFPEPVIELSIEPKSKADQDKMTTALQKLQEEDPTFRAHTNQETGQVIIAGMGELHLDILVDRMRREFKVEANVGAPQVAYRETFRSSAAVEGKFSRQSGGRGQYGHVWIEFAPNEEGKGFEFENAIVGGVVPREYIAPVQAGLEDALQRGVLAGYPLVDIKAKLFDGSYHDVDSSEMAFKIAASMALKNAASKCSPVILEPVMKVEVIIPEEYMGDIMGNITSRRGRVEGMEARGNAQVVRAMVPLSEMFGYATTLRSSTQGRGVFSMVFDHYEEVPKSISEEIIKKNKG; encoded by the coding sequence ATGGCAAGAGAGTTCTCCTTAGAAAACACTCGTAATATTGGTATCATGGCACACATTGATGCTGGTAAAACGACTACAACCGAGCGTGTACTTTATTACACTGGTCGTATCCACAAAATTGGTGAAACTCATGAAGGTGCATCTCAGATGGACTGGATGGAGCAAGAACAAGAACGTGGAATTACCATCACATCAGCGGCTACAACTGCACAATGGAAAGGTAACCGTGTAAACATTATCGATACTCCAGGGCACGTAGACTTCACAGTTGAAGTTGAACGTTCTCTTCGTGTACTTGATGGTGCTGTTGCAGTACTTGATGCTCAATCAGGTGTTGAGCCACAAACAGAAACTGTTTGGCGTCAAGCAACAACTTACGGCGTACCTCGTGTGGTATTCGTAAACAAAATGGATAAAATTGGTGCAGACTTCCTTTATTCATTAAAAACTTTACATGATCGTTTGCAAGCAAACGCTCATGCAATTCAACTACCAATTGGTGCTGAAGATCAATTCGAAGGTATCATTGACTTAGTTGAAATGAAAGCAACTTTCTACGGTAATGATCTTGGAACAGATATTCAAGAACGTGAAATTCCAGAAGAATACAAAGAGTTAGCTGATGAATACCATGAAAAGTTGGTTGAAGCAGTTGCAGAACTTGATGAAAATCTAATGGAAAAATACCTTGGTGGTGAAGAAATCACTACTGATGAGTTAAAAGCTGCTATCCGTAAGGGTACAGTAAACGTTGAATTCTATCCAGTAATCTGTGGATCGGCTTTCAAAAACAAAGGTGTTCAAAAAATGCTTGATGCTGTAATTGAATACTTACCATCTCCATTAGATGTACCTGCAATTAAAGGTAATCTTCCTGATTCTGATGAAGTAATCGAAAAGCATTCAAGTGACGACGAGCCATTTGCTGCTCTTGCATTCAAAGTAATGACAGATCCATTCGTTGGTAAACTGACATTCTTCCGTGTATATTCTGGTACATTGAGCTCTGGTTCATATGTACAAAACTCTACAAAAGGCAAGCGTGAGCGTGTTGGACGTATCCTTCAAATGCATGCGAATAGCCGTCAAGAGATTACAGAAGTACATGCTGGTGATATTGCAGCTGCAGTTGGTTTAAAAGATACTACAACTGGAGATACTCTATGTGATGAAAAGAACTTAGTAATCTTAGAATCCATGGAATTCCCAGAACCAGTTATCGAATTGTCTATTGAACCAAAATCAAAAGCTGACCAAGATAAAATGACAACTGCACTACAAAAATTACAAGAAGAAGATCCAACATTCCGTGCACATACAAACCAAGAAACTGGTCAAGTAATCATTGCTGGTATGGGTGAACTTCACTTAGATATTCTTGTAGACCGTATGCGTCGTGAATTTAAGGTTGAAGCTAATGTTGGTGCACCTCAAGTTGCTTACCGTGAAACATTCCGTTCATCTGCAGCAGTTGAAGGGAAATTCAGCCGTCAATCTGGTGGTCGTGGACAATATGGTCACGTATGGATTGAATTCGCTCCAAATGAAGAAGGTAAAGGATTTGAATTTGAAAATGCTATCGTCGGTGGTGTTGTTCCTCGTGAATACATCGCTCCAGTCCAAGCTGGTCTAGAAGATGCGTTACAAAGAGGAGTACTTGCTGGTTACCCATTGGTTGACATCAAAGCTAAATTATTTGATGGATCATACCATGATGTTGACTCATCTGAAATGGCGTTTAAAATCGCTGCTTCAATGGCATTAAAAAATGCAGCATCTAAATGTAGTCCTGTAATTCTTGAGCCTGTTATGAAAGTAGAAGTTATCATTCCTGAAGAATACATGGGTGATATCATGGGTAACATTACTTCACGTCGTGGACGTGTTGAAGGTATGGAAGCTCGTGGTAACGCACAAGTAGTTCGTGCGATGGTTCCACTTTCTGAAATGTTTGGTTATGCTACGACATTACGTTCAAGCACGCAAGGTCGTGGAGTATTCTCAATGGTGTTTGACCATTATGAAGAAGTACCAAAATCAATCTCAGAAGAGATCATCAAAAAAAATAAAGGGTAA
- the rplX gene encoding 50S ribosomal protein L24: MHVKKGDKVMVISGKDKGKTGVVLASFPKKDRVIVEGINIVKKHSKPSQLNPQGGINDQEAAIHVSNVMPIDPKTGEPTRVGTKTVEGKKVRVAKKSGEILDK; encoded by the coding sequence ATGCATGTTAAAAAAGGTGACAAAGTAATGGTCATCTCTGGTAAGGATAAAGGCAAAACAGGTGTTGTTCTTGCTTCATTCCCTAAGAAAGATCGCGTGATCGTCGAAGGAATTAATATTGTTAAGAAGCACTCTAAGCCATCCCAATTGAATCCACAAGGTGGAATCAACGACCAGGAAGCTGCTATTCATGTATCCAACGTTATGCCTATCGATCCTAAAACTGGTGAACCTACTCGTGTAGGTACAAAAACTGTTGAAGGAAAAAAAGTACGCGTAGCGAAAAAATCCGGTGAAATTCTAGATAAATAG
- the rpsL gene encoding 30S ribosomal protein S12 codes for MPTINQLVRKPRQSAEEKSKSPALNKGYNSFKKAQTNVSAPQKRGVCTRVGTMTPKKPNSALRKYARVRLTNGIEVTAYIPGIGHNLQEHSVVLIRGGRVKDLPGVRYHIVRGALDTAGVTNRMQGRSKYGTKKPKAAKK; via the coding sequence ATGCCTACAATTAACCAATTAGTGCGCAAGCCTCGTCAATCTGCTGAAGAAAAGTCGAAGTCTCCTGCGTTAAACAAAGGTTATAACAGTTTCAAAAAAGCACAAACAAACGTATCTGCACCTCAAAAACGTGGGGTATGTACTCGTGTTGGTACAATGACACCGAAGAAACCAAACTCTGCATTACGTAAATATGCACGTGTTCGTTTAACAAACGGTATTGAAGTAACAGCATACATTCCTGGTATTGGTCACAACCTACAAGAACATAGTGTTGTACTAATCCGTGGAGGACGTGTAAAAGACTTACCAGGGGTACGTTATCATATCGTACGCGGTGCGCTTGATACTGCTGGTGTTACAAACCGTATGCAAGGTCGTTCTAAATACGGTACTAAAAAACCAAAAGCAGCTAAAAAATAA
- the rplB gene encoding 50S ribosomal protein L2 — MAIKKYKPTSNGRRNMTSSDFSEITTSTPEKSLLAPIHRKGGRNNQGKLTVRHQGGGHKRQYRVIDFKRDKDGIPGRVATIEYDPNRSANIALINYVDGEKRYILAPKNLEVGLEVMSGPEADIKPGNALPLVNIPVGTVIHNIELKPGKGGQLVRSAGTSAQVLGKEGKYVLVRLNSGEVRLILATCRASIGQVGNEQHELINIGKAGRNRWLGKRPTVRGSVMNPNDHPHGGGEGRAPIGRKSPMSPWGKPTLGFKTRSKKNKSDKFIVRSRKK, encoded by the coding sequence ATGGCGATTAAAAAATACAAACCTACCTCCAATGGTCGACGTAACATGACGTCATCTGACTTTAGTGAAATCACTACAAGTACTCCAGAGAAGTCATTGCTTGCTCCTATACACAGAAAAGGCGGCCGTAATAACCAAGGTAAGTTAACTGTTCGTCATCAAGGTGGAGGTCATAAGCGTCAATATCGTGTTATCGATTTTAAACGTGACAAAGATGGCATTCCAGGACGCGTTGCTACAATTGAGTATGATCCAAATAGATCTGCTAACATCGCGTTAATCAATTATGTAGACGGTGAAAAACGTTACATTCTTGCACCGAAAAATTTAGAAGTTGGATTAGAAGTTATGTCAGGACCTGAGGCTGATATCAAGCCAGGGAATGCATTACCACTTGTTAATATCCCTGTGGGTACAGTTATCCACAACATCGAATTAAAACCAGGTAAAGGTGGACAATTAGTTCGCTCTGCTGGAACAAGCGCTCAAGTGCTTGGTAAAGAAGGTAAATACGTACTAGTACGTTTAAATTCTGGTGAGGTTCGTTTGATTCTTGCTACTTGCCGTGCTTCTATCGGTCAAGTTGGTAATGAACAACACGAATTAATCAACATCGGTAAAGCAGGTCGTAATCGTTGGTTAGGTAAGCGCCCAACTGTACGTGGATCTGTAATGAACCCTAATGACCATCCACACGGTGGTGGTGAAGGACGTGCGCCAATCGGACGTAAATCACCAATGTCTCCTTGGGGTAAACCAACTCTTGGTTTCAAAACACGTAGCAAGAAAAATAAATCTGATAAATTTATTGTACGTAGCCGTAAAAAATAA
- the rplP gene encoding 50S ribosomal protein L16: MLLPKRVKYRRVHRGKMRGQAKGGTEVAFGEFGLQALEASWITNRQIESARIAMTRYMKRGGKVWIKIFPHKPYTAKPLEVRMGSGKGAPEGWVAVVKPGKILFEVAGVSEEIAREALRLAAHKLPIKCKFVKREEIGGETNES; encoded by the coding sequence ATGTTACTACCTAAACGTGTAAAATATCGTCGTGTACACCGTGGTAAAATGCGTGGTCAAGCAAAAGGTGGTACAGAAGTAGCATTCGGTGAATTTGGTTTACAAGCTTTAGAAGCTTCTTGGATTACAAACCGTCAAATCGAATCTGCTCGTATTGCAATGACACGTTACATGAAACGTGGCGGTAAAGTTTGGATTAAAATTTTCCCACATAAGCCTTACACTGCTAAGCCTCTTGAAGTCCGAATGGGTTCCGGTAAGGGTGCTCCTGAAGGTTGGGTTGCAGTTGTTAAGCCTGGAAAAATATTGTTCGAAGTAGCAGGTGTATCTGAAGAGATCGCTCGTGAAGCACTTCGTCTTGCAGCGCACAAACTTCCTATTAAATGTAAGTTTGTAAAACGTGAAGAAATTGGTGGTGAAACTAATGAAAGCTAA
- the tuf gene encoding elongation factor Tu — MAKAKYDRSKPHVNIGTIGHVDHGKTTLTAAITTVLSKVGGGEARGYDQIDAAPEERERGITISTAHVEYETETRHYAHVDCPGHADYVKNMITGAAQMDGGILVVSATDGPMPQTREHILLSRQVGVPHLVVFLNKCDMVDDEELLELVEMEVRDLLTEYEFPGDDIPVIKGSALKALEGEAAWEEKITELMAAVDEYIPTPARDTDKPFMMPVEDVFSITGRGTVATGRVERGQVKVGDVVDIIGLAEEKKSTTVTGVEMFRKLLDYAEAGDNIGALLRGVAREDIQRGQVLAKPGTITPHVKFKAEVYVLSKEEGGRHTPFFTNYRPQFYFRTTDVTGICNLPEGVEMVMPGDNIEMDVELISSIAIEEGTKFSIREGGRTVGAGVVATIVE; from the coding sequence ATGGCAAAAGCTAAATACGATCGTTCTAAGCCCCATGTAAATATCGGAACTATTGGTCACGTTGACCATGGTAAAACTACATTAACAGCTGCTATCACAACTGTACTTTCAAAAGTCGGTGGTGGTGAAGCACGCGGTTATGATCAAATCGACGCTGCTCCAGAAGAGCGTGAGCGTGGAATTACAATCTCAACTGCACACGTTGAGTATGAAACTGAAACTCGTCACTATGCACACGTTGACTGCCCAGGACATGCTGACTATGTTAAAAACATGATCACTGGAGCTGCTCAAATGGATGGCGGAATCTTAGTAGTGTCTGCTACTGATGGTCCTATGCCACAAACTCGTGAGCACATCCTTCTTTCTCGTCAGGTTGGTGTACCTCACTTAGTAGTATTCTTAAACAAATGTGATATGGTTGATGATGAAGAATTATTAGAATTAGTAGAAATGGAAGTACGTGACCTATTAACAGAATATGAATTCCCTGGTGATGATATTCCTGTAATTAAAGGTTCTGCTCTTAAAGCTCTTGAAGGAGAAGCTGCTTGGGAAGAAAAAATCACTGAGCTTATGGCTGCAGTTGATGAGTATATCCCAACTCCAGCTCGTGACACTGATAAGCCATTCATGATGCCAGTTGAGGATGTATTCTCAATCACTGGTCGTGGTACAGTTGCTACAGGTCGTGTTGAACGTGGACAAGTTAAAGTTGGTGACGTTGTAGACATCATCGGTTTAGCTGAAGAGAAAAAATCAACTACTGTAACTGGTGTTGAAATGTTCCGTAAATTACTTGATTATGCAGAAGCTGGAGATAACATTGGTGCACTTCTTCGTGGGGTTGCTCGTGAAGATATCCAACGTGGTCAAGTATTAGCAAAACCAGGTACAATTACTCCTCACGTAAAATTCAAAGCAGAAGTTTACGTATTATCAAAAGAAGAAGGTGGACGTCATACTCCATTCTTCACAAACTACCGTCCTCAGTTCTACTTCCGTACAACTGATGTAACTGGTATTTGTAACTTACCTGAAGGCGTAGAAATGGTTATGCCTGGCGACAACATCGAAATGGATGTTGAATTAATTTCTTCTATCGCTATCGAAGAAGGAACTAAATTCTCTATCCGTGAAGGTGGCCGTACAGTAGGCGCTGGTGTAGTTGCTACTATCGTTGAGTAA
- the rplE gene encoding 50S ribosomal protein L5 has product MNRLKEKFVKETTPALMSKFNYKSVMEVPRLEKIVVNMGVGDAVANAKALDVAVEELALITGQKPLITRAKKSIAGFRLREGMPIGAKVTLRGERMYQFIDKLVSVSLPRVRDFRGISKKSFDGRGNYTLGVKEQLIFPEIDYDKVNKVRGMDIVIVTTAKTDEEARELLTQFGMPFQK; this is encoded by the coding sequence ATGAACCGCCTAAAAGAAAAATTTGTTAAAGAAACTACTCCTGCTCTTATGAGCAAGTTCAATTATAAATCAGTTATGGAAGTTCCAAGACTGGAAAAAATCGTTGTTAACATGGGTGTTGGTGATGCTGTAGCAAACGCGAAAGCATTAGATGTTGCTGTTGAAGAATTAGCACTAATTACTGGTCAAAAACCATTAATCACTCGTGCAAAAAAATCAATTGCAGGTTTCCGTCTACGTGAAGGAATGCCAATCGGAGCAAAAGTTACTCTTCGTGGAGAACGCATGTATCAATTCATTGATAAACTTGTATCTGTTTCTCTTCCACGTGTACGTGACTTCCGTGGTATATCTAAAAAGTCATTTGACGGTCGCGGTAACTACACTTTAGGTGTAAAAGAACAATTAATTTTCCCTGAGATTGATTACGATAAAGTAAACAAAGTAAGAGGAATGGACATTGTTATCGTTACAACTGCAAAAACAGATGAAGAAGCTCGTGAACTGTTAACTCAATTTGGAATGCCGTTCCAAAAGTAA